The Phycisphaerae bacterium genomic sequence CTTAGCAGTCGCACCCTTCGGCACTGTCAAAGCGTACGCCGCTACCGTTCGCGGCTCGCGTCGGGTGCGCAGACCAAAGGTCGCCTCGAGCGCTTGCTGCAACATCGGCCGGAGTGCGGCGTCTTGCGCGCGCGGCACGCGCACCTCGACGTCGTAGTACTCTTCCGGCACCGCGAACGCGATGTCGATCTGGTGACGCGGCCAGCCGTAGGCCGTCGAAAGCACCTGCGGCAGGTCGGCGCCTTTCATCGTCAACATCCCGGCACTGCTGCTCGTCATCCCCTCGGCCGCGCCACGGCGAATCGTGATTTCAAACAGCGGATGTGCCCCGCTTTCCTCCTCCGCACCCCTGGCGGACACCGTGTCCGACTCGTTCCCCGACTCGGGGACGCTCGGCAGCGGCTTGCCCGCGATCAGGTCATCCAGCAACCCCGCCGTCAGGCCCATTGGGTGCGTGAACCCGGCCAGCTTACCCTGCGCATCCACCAGCACCGTCAGCGGAATCCCCTCGATGCCGTACGCCGCGTGCATCGACTTGTCCGTATCCAGCCCGACCCACGCGCGGATCGCCTTGCGCTCCAAAAACGGCGCCACCTTGCTCTCCGGCTCGGCGGTGACCGCAATGAATTGCACCGGCTTGCCGGCGTATTTCTCCGCCAACTCGTTCAGGTGTGGAATTGCCGCCACACACGGCCCGCACCACGTCGCCCAAAACTCCAGCACGACCGCTTTGCCGCGCAGGGCCTCCCAGCTCGCCGTGGCGCCCTGCGGCGCCTGAAGCAGTGTCTCCAACCCCAGCGGCGGCGCCGGTGACCCGATCTGGAGGCCGCCGGCCGAAGCCCGCACGCGCGCCGCGCCCGCGGGCGACTTTTCCTTCTCCGGCGTGCGCTCACAGCCGCAGACGAACAGGAACAGCGACGCCGCCAGAAACCGGCACATGCGACGTGACTTACACACTCTCATGACTCCCGTGTTTCCACGCTGGGCGACGTCGTGGGCTGTGAGGCCGGCGCCTCCACCGCCGGCTCCGGCAGCCGGCCCGCCAGTTGCCGTTCGAGATTCGCCGCACTGATCGCCAGGTCGCGCACCGCGGCGGCATAGCCCAGTTGCGTGCGGATCAGTTCTTCCTGTGCCAGCAAGACCGTCAGGATCGACTCGCGGCCGGACTGGTACTCAGTCTCGGCGAGCCGCAGGTTTGTCGTGCGGAGCGGCAGGAGCTCGTCGCGGTATGTCCGCGCCCGGTCTTCCGCCAGCCGGCGGAGTGTCACCGCCGTGCGGACGCCTTCCATGACCCGCTGCTCCAGCTCCTCGTAGCGTTGCTGCAATTCGCGCGCACGGTACTGGGCCTTGGCCACCTGTGCCTGGTTCTGGTCAAAGATCGGCAGCGGTACTTCGAACGACGGCCCCAGCAGGAATTTGATTTCCTGGCTGCGGGCGTAGCGGCGTTGGCTCGGGCTCTCGAACTCGGGCACGGTTGGCGCGCCGTTGAGGATCGACGCTTTGATGGTGTCGGCGATGATCTTGCGTTCGGGCAGCGCCCGGCCGGCGGTGCGCTCACCCGCCACGCCGATCGCCAGACTCGGCAGGAACTTCAGCAATTGCTGCTGGTAGTCCGCAAAGGCCGACTCGCGTTCCCAGTGGGCGGCGGCGATATCGAGCCGCTGCTCCAGCGCTGCATCGATGAACGGCGTTTCATCCGTCGCGAGCGGCGTCCACGGCGCTGCGAGCATCAGCGGTGTCGGGCTCCACTCCTGCGGGGCGAGCGCCTGGCCCATGAGCCGCAGCAGGGTCGATTGCGTGGTGTGGTAATCGCTGCGGAGCTGCAGCACCTCCAATTCCGTTTCGAGATAGCGGCTGTGCAGCAGGTTCACGTCGAGTTGCGTGTTCTGCCCGGCCTGCAGGAGCACCTGCGCGATTTCGAGTGCCTCGCGGATTAGTTGCTGATTTTGCCGCTGGAGGTCAAGCGCGAGCGCCAGGTACTGGAGGCTGTAGTAGGCGTTGCGCACGTCGTTGACGAGCGCGATCGTCGTGTCGGTGATGGAGAGGATGCGCTGCCGGAGCATGGCCTGGGCGGCGCGCTTCTTGCTCGGGATCAGCCACAGGTCGGCGAAATCCTTGGCCACGCCGAAGTCGAACATGCTGCGCCCGCCGCCGGAGGGAAAGCGGAGCATGATCGAGAGCACGGGGTTGGTCAGCAGGCCGGCCTGGACGAGATCGGCCTTCGCCTGGCCGATGACGTTCAGGTCGGCGCGCAGGGCGCGGTTGTTGACGAGCGCCAGCTCGAGCGCGGTGTCGAGAGACACCACGTGCGAGTCGTCCAACTGCAGCGCGCGCACCGGGCCCTCGTCCTCCGGCCACGTCGGCTGCAGGCCGGTGGCGCGCTTCACGCCGCCTGCAGCCTGCCGCAGCTCGGCTTCGTGCTCGATGCGCGCACAGGAGGTCGAAAACAGAACCAGGATCGGGATGCACCAGCCAATGTGTCTCGACATGCATTCAGGCCCCGGGCTCGCACCCGTTTTCGCCGATCGCACCGTGCGGGCAATTCTACCCGCCCGCCGGGCCGCCCACTACGTGCCACACCTTTCGCCAGCCCGCCGCGGCGAATAGGCTACCCGGGCGCCGAATTCGCCCCCGGGCGTCGGCTGCCGTCCTATCATAGGTAGTCGGGCCACCGTGGAGATCGAACCATGCCAGACGATGCGGGACCGCCGAAGGCTGCCGCGCAGCCATCGCGGCTGCGACGGGCCTGGTGGCTGCTGGAACTCGTGCAGGTCCGCCTGCGCTTCATCTTCCTGATGGCAATCGTCGGGCTGGTCGTGGGCTATTGGGAGAACATTACGAACCACGTGGACCGCTGGCTGCGCCCCGCGCAGGCCCCGGACCTGGTTGCTGCCGCGGAGGTCGAGTACTTCTGCCCCATGCACCCCGCCGTCATCCGGGCCGAGCCGGGGAGCTGCCCGATCTGCGGGATGCCGCTCTCGAAGCGCCCGAAGGGCGAGCACGTGCCGCTGCCGGAGGGCGTGCTGGCCCGCACGCAGCTTACGCCGCTGAAGGTCCGCATGGGTCGGATCGCCAGCACGCCGGTCGAGTACCGGCTGCTGAGCCGCGAGATTCGCACGGTCGGCGTCGTCGATTATGACGAGACGCGCCGGGCCTTCATCGCGGCGCGGATCAAGGGGCGCATCGACAAGCTGCTGGTGAACTACGTCGGGCAGTACGTCAATGCCGGCGACCCGCTCGTGTGGCTGTACAGCCCGGAACTGCTGACGGCTCAACAGGAGCTGCTCTTGGCGCAACGCCGGCTCGCAACGACCAGCGGACCGAGCGAATTCGCCGAGGCGACGGGTCAATCGCTGCTCGAGGCCGCGCGGCAGAAGCTGCTCCTGTGGGGCATCACGGCGGAACAGATCGACGCACTCCTCAAGCGCGGCGAACCTGAGACGCACCTGACGATTTACTCGCCGATCGCGGGCTTCGTAACCGCGAAGAACGTGCTTGAAGGGCACTACGTCAATGAGGGCGACGACCTCTATACGATCGCCGACTTGAGCAGCGTGTGGATGCAGGTCAAGGTCTTCGAGGACGAGAGCGCCGGCGTGGCCGTCGGCACGGCCGTCGAAGTGCGCTGCACGGCGTATCCCCAGGAGCTTTTCGCCGGCCGAATCACGTTCATCGCGTACGAGGTTGATCCAGCGACGCGCACGGTCGCCGCCCGTGTCGAAATCGCCAACCCCGACTTTAAGCTCAAGCCCGGCATGTACGCTGAGGCGTACATCCGCGTGCCGGTCGGAACAGTCACCGCGCTGCCGCCACCGACCGACAGCGCACCGGCGAGCGGCGCGGTCACTACCGACACCAGTCCGGAAGGTGCAGCGCTCCGCGCCTATCTCGCTTTGACCACGGGCTACGTCCACGACCGCATTGAGCAGGAATCACTTGGTGAGCTGCAAAAGCAGGCCCTGGCGCTGGCCAAGGGGCCTCCCGGTCCAGCGGCCACGGTTGCCGCCGCCCTCGCCGAGGCCGTCGCCAAATTGCCGGGCAAGGACATCGCTGCGCAGCGCGACCTGCTCCGCGACGTCAGCAAGGAGCTGATCCGCCTGTTGCGCATCAGCCCGCCCGCCGAGCCCCTGTACATCGCCTACTGCCCGATGGTGAAAGCGGATTGGGTGCAGGAGGGCCGGACGGTCAACAACCCGTACATGGGACAGGAAATGCCGCGCTGTGGAATGGTCACCGATACGCTCAAGCCGCGGCCCGGCATTGACCAGGAACGCTTCGCGACCGGGTATTTCTGCCCGATCACGCCGGACCGGCTGTATGACGAGCCGGCCCTGTGCCCGGTGGACAAGTTTCCGTTCAAGTTCGTGCAGCTCGAGAAGGTGCTCGCGGTGCCCCAGGCCGCGGTGATCAACACGGGCACGCGTCACATCGTCTACCGCGAGACGGAGCCGGGCGTGTTCGACATGCTCCAGGTCGAGCTGGGCCCGCGGGCCGGCGAGTTCTACCCGGTCGTGTCCGGCCTGAAGGCGGGCGAGCGGATCGCGACCGATGGCGCGTTCCTGGTGGACGCCGAGAACCGCCTGAATCCCGCGGCGGCGGCGCAGTATTTCGGCGCGAGCGGCAGGCCGCCGACGGAACCCAAGGGCAGCGGCGGCCACCAGCACTAGTACCGGCGGTCGCGGCCGGACTGGCCGCGCGCGGAGTGGTTCATGATCCCCAGCGTGATCGAGTATTGCATTCGCAATCGCTTCATCGTCATTCTGCTGACGGTGGTGGTCGCGCTATGGGGCGTGTACTGCGTGCTGAAGACGCCGATCGACGCCATCCCCGACCTGTCCGAGAACCAGGTGATCGTCTTCACCGACTGGATGGGCCGCTCGCCGCAGGAGATCGACGACCAGATCACCTACCCTCTATCGGTGAACCTGCAGGGGCTGGCCGGGGTGAAGGCTGTGCGCTCATCGAGCGAATTCAACTTCTCGATGATCAACATCATCTTCGACGACGCCACCGACTTCTACTTCGCGCGGACGCGCGTGCTGGAACGGCTCAACATCGCGACCACGTTTCTGCCGCCGGGCGTGGTGCCCTACCTCGCGCCCGACGCCACCGCGCTCGGGCAGATCTTCTGGTACACGGTGGAGGGCGACGGCTACAGTCTCGACGAGCTGCGTGCCATCCAGGACTGGTATGTGCGCTACCAGCTCTACGTGCCCGGCGTCGCCGAGGTCGCCAGCGTCGGCGGCTTCGTCCGCGAGTACCAGGTCGATGTCGATCCGGACCGGCTGCGGGCCTATGACGTCACGCTGGGCGCCGTCTACAACGCCATCGCCGGCAGCAACATCGCCGTCGGCGGCAAGGTGTATTTCGAGGCGAACGCCGAATTCCTGATTCGTGGCGTCGGCTGGCTGCGTGGCGTGCAGGACCTCGAGAACGTGGTGGTGACCGAGCGCGACGGTGTGCCCATCTACGTCCGCAACCTCGCGGCCGTGCAGCTCGGCCCGCAGTATCGCCGGAGCATGCTCGAAAAGAACGGCGCCGAGGCAACCGGCGGCGTCGTGATGATGCGGTACGGCGAGAATCCGCTGGCGGTCACGCGCGCGATCAAGGCGCGCATCGAGCAATTGCAGGCGGGCTTGCCCGCGGGCGTGCGCATCGTGCCCTTCTATGACCGCACGCGGCTGATCGAGGGGGCGATTCACACGCTCGTCGGCACGCTGCGCGAGGAACTGATCATCGCGAGCCTCGCCATCCTGCTGATTCTCACGCATCTGCGCAGCGCCGTGGTCGTCTGCGTGACGCTGCCGCTGGCGGTGCTGATCTCTTTCATCCTGATGTACTACCTCGGCATCCCCAGCAACATCATGTCGCTGTCGGGCATCGCGATCTCGATCGGCATTCTGGTCGACGCCGCGGTCGTCATGGTCGAAAACGCTACGCACGAGCTGACGCAGCAGTTCGGGTCGCAAAAGGTGCGCGGCGACACGACCGAGATCGTGGTCCGCGCCTGCCGGCTGGTCGGCAAGCCGATCTTCTTCGCCGTCATCATCATGCTGATTTCGTTCCTGCCGGTCTTCGCGCTGGGCGGCCAGGAAGGCAAGATGTTCCATCCGCTCGCGTTCACCAAGAGCTTCGCGATGATCGGCGTGGCGCTGTTGGCCGTGACGTGCGTGCCGGCCATGATCCCGATCTTCATCCGCGGGCATTTGCGCCGCGAGGAAGACAACTGGATCGTCCGCAGCTTCATCCAGATCTACAAGCCGGTTCTGACGTGGCTGATGCAGATTCCGGCCGCCGGGCTGTGGTTCATCGGGTTCTTGTTCATCATCGGCGCCGGCCTGGTCGGCAGCCGTGTGCTCTTTCTCGCCGTGTTGGCCGTCGCGCTGCTCTTCGGCTGCGCGTTCTTCCGCCGGCTGCTCAGCAAGGGCATCGCCCTGGCCCTGCTGCTCGTGACCGCCCTGTGGGCCGCGCACTTTCCGAAGCTCGGCCGCGAGTTCATGCCGCCCCTGGATGAAGGCAGCATTCTCGACATGCCGGTCACCGTGCCGCGCGTCTCCATCGCCCAGGCCGCCGACGACATCCGCGTACGGGATGCGGTCATGCGCGGCTTCCCCGAGGTCGACCAGGTCGTCGGCAAGGTTGGTCGTGCAGACACGCCCACCGACCCATCCGGCATTGACATGGTCGAGACCGTCGTCACGCTGCGGCCGAGGGAACGGTGGCCGAAGCGCAAAGTGCAATTCAACGACGCGCTGGCCGAAGCCCGCCAAGCCGTCGCGGCCCTGCAGCAGAACGGCCATCTGCCCGGCGACCTGAAACC encodes the following:
- a CDS encoding TIGR03435 family protein, which encodes MCKSRRMCRFLAASLFLFVCGCERTPEKEKSPAGAARVRASAGGLQIGSPAPPLGLETLLQAPQGATASWEALRGKAVVLEFWATWCGPCVAAIPHLNELAEKYAGKPVQFIAVTAEPESKVAPFLERKAIRAWVGLDTDKSMHAAYGIEGIPLTVLVDAQGKLAGFTHPMGLTAGLLDDLIAGKPLPSVPESGNESDTVSARGAEEESGAHPLFEITIRRGAAEGMTSSSAGMLTMKGADLPQVLSTAYGWPRHQIDIAFAVPEEYYDVEVRVPRAQDAALRPMLQQALEATFGLRTRREPRTVAAYALTVPKGATAKLTPAAAPDGGQATQSGAGSMEFVNVSPGNLAASLAELLQRPVFNETQLNGRYDVSLRWDESKPDGLLAAVREQLGLEVTPVERPVETLVVEQAPGR
- a CDS encoding TolC family protein, yielding MSRHIGWCIPILVLFSTSCARIEHEAELRQAAGGVKRATGLQPTWPEDEGPVRALQLDDSHVVSLDTALELALVNNRALRADLNVIGQAKADLVQAGLLTNPVLSIMLRFPSGGGRSMFDFGVAKDFADLWLIPSKKRAAQAMLRQRILSITDTTIALVNDVRNAYYSLQYLALALDLQRQNQQLIREALEIAQVLLQAGQNTQLDVNLLHSRYLETELEVLQLRSDYHTTQSTLLRLMGQALAPQEWSPTPLMLAAPWTPLATDETPFIDAALEQRLDIAAAHWERESAFADYQQQLLKFLPSLAIGVAGERTAGRALPERKIIADTIKASILNGAPTVPEFESPSQRRYARSQEIKFLLGPSFEVPLPIFDQNQAQVAKAQYRARELQQRYEELEQRVMEGVRTAVTLRRLAEDRARTYRDELLPLRTTNLRLAETEYQSGRESILTVLLAQEELIRTQLGYAAAVRDLAISAANLERQLAGRLPEPAVEAPASQPTTSPSVETRES
- a CDS encoding efflux RND transporter periplasmic adaptor subunit, with amino-acid sequence MPDDAGPPKAAAQPSRLRRAWWLLELVQVRLRFIFLMAIVGLVVGYWENITNHVDRWLRPAQAPDLVAAAEVEYFCPMHPAVIRAEPGSCPICGMPLSKRPKGEHVPLPEGVLARTQLTPLKVRMGRIASTPVEYRLLSREIRTVGVVDYDETRRAFIAARIKGRIDKLLVNYVGQYVNAGDPLVWLYSPELLTAQQELLLAQRRLATTSGPSEFAEATGQSLLEAARQKLLLWGITAEQIDALLKRGEPETHLTIYSPIAGFVTAKNVLEGHYVNEGDDLYTIADLSSVWMQVKVFEDESAGVAVGTAVEVRCTAYPQELFAGRITFIAYEVDPATRTVAARVEIANPDFKLKPGMYAEAYIRVPVGTVTALPPPTDSAPASGAVTTDTSPEGAALRAYLALTTGYVHDRIEQESLGELQKQALALAKGPPGPAATVAAALAEAVAKLPGKDIAAQRDLLRDVSKELIRLLRISPPAEPLYIAYCPMVKADWVQEGRTVNNPYMGQEMPRCGMVTDTLKPRPGIDQERFATGYFCPITPDRLYDEPALCPVDKFPFKFVQLEKVLAVPQAAVINTGTRHIVYRETEPGVFDMLQVELGPRAGEFYPVVSGLKAGERIATDGAFLVDAENRLNPAAAAQYFGASGRPPTEPKGSGGHQH
- a CDS encoding efflux RND transporter permease subunit; its protein translation is MIPSVIEYCIRNRFIVILLTVVVALWGVYCVLKTPIDAIPDLSENQVIVFTDWMGRSPQEIDDQITYPLSVNLQGLAGVKAVRSSSEFNFSMINIIFDDATDFYFARTRVLERLNIATTFLPPGVVPYLAPDATALGQIFWYTVEGDGYSLDELRAIQDWYVRYQLYVPGVAEVASVGGFVREYQVDVDPDRLRAYDVTLGAVYNAIAGSNIAVGGKVYFEANAEFLIRGVGWLRGVQDLENVVVTERDGVPIYVRNLAAVQLGPQYRRSMLEKNGAEATGGVVMMRYGENPLAVTRAIKARIEQLQAGLPAGVRIVPFYDRTRLIEGAIHTLVGTLREELIIASLAILLILTHLRSAVVVCVTLPLAVLISFILMYYLGIPSNIMSLSGIAISIGILVDAAVVMVENATHELTQQFGSQKVRGDTTEIVVRACRLVGKPIFFAVIIMLISFLPVFALGGQEGKMFHPLAFTKSFAMIGVALLAVTCVPAMIPIFIRGHLRREEDNWIVRSFIQIYKPVLTWLMQIPAAGLWFIGFLFIIGAGLVGSRVLFLAVLAVALLFGCAFFRRLLSKGIALALLLVTALWAAHFPKLGREFMPPLDEGSILDMPVTVPRVSIAQAADDIRVRDAVMRGFPEVDQVVGKVGRADTPTDPSGIDMVETVVTLRPRERWPKRKVQFNDALAEARQAVAALQQNGHLPGDLKPDDADALANAATMDGLAALDRVLRTLAHDRQRQFEPVLAQKLAMATATELLDVFRRKGALRRAATDAELNPLVARLADTHGRLLVEVPRREELTKLIEAATDGLDALGVVQRTPELLLLPASPWRAIEDALLTALERPAATLSSKLFASFEKRLEAEWVQRVKTLNWELEDRAAGTLLWELHVALRTQAEAGGFLTHELSDEQLRTLCASREPDLRKRLFLWHKLKTDLVQELDSELQMPGWGNIWTQPIINRVDMLATGVRTMIGVKVYGPRQEDVTRTITENGVSRVVVAEPGIQSVANEIAGVLRGIRGAVDIFPDQIVGRSYLQIDIDRERAARYGVNVADIQDAIEVAMGGKMITLTVEGRARFPVRVRYARDFWQTQQALRRILVTGRGGAAPAATGEMGATPMPGGTESVQIPITEVADIQVVEGPSVIKSENGMLRSYVQLNVRDRDIVGFVEEAQQAIASQVKLPPGFFLEWSGQFEHQVRARKTLQIVFPLVVLLIFVILYMTFNDVRDALLIILAVPGALAGGVIFQSLFGFNFSVAVWVGYIACFGMATQTGVVMLVYLHEAIRARGGLLKIGSLAELKDAVITGAVHRLRPKLMTEGTTIIALMPMLWATGVGAEVMKPMAAPVLGGLLVADEVIDLLLPVIFNWYQARRWRRLHATTTPG